The region TATGGCTTTATTGATGATTTAATAACTTTCCATTGAAAGTATATTAACTGCTTGATATATACAAGTAAAATGTGAATACATTCAACATTCATGCAAATTTATTTGAACCCTGTAGTATAAATCCAAATCACAATGAGCTGTCATTTCAAAATAGTCTCTtataaattaagttttttttcattaattcaaatGACTTTATTCAATGAAAGTCACcaaattattaattcataataaatttcCAATCAATGAGATAAAATTACAACATTCAATTTATATGGTACaaatatatgaaattatttcGATTTATTTGACTCCGAAGTGATCCAGTTAACACCATCCTGTGGAAGTTTGCTCTCAATTAAAGGAGATAACCAAACTAAGTACCATCTTTCTCCAAAAACatctttcatattttcaattctacCACGATTATACTTAGAATAATGTTTTTCATGTGTAGTCTTATTTCTCATTATTAATTTACtgtgaaaaactaaaagtactcCAGTAAACATAGCTCCAAATACAGTTAGTAATGTAGCAGCTAAATACACTTCCTTATATGTGAAGAATACAAATAAGGCTGCTATAGGAAATACTAACTTCAACAATGAACCTAATGTATCAAAATGTACTAcatcataaataaaataaaaattataaattgaagcATATAAAGTAGCTACAAACATGTATACTACAAATACATAAAAATACCTATGATTGAAATGACCAATGCAACAACTTGTAAACTTACAGTGGTGATCTCGCTTTAGAATACAAACGTTACAGATATCACAATGCCAAGATCTAGGAGGTGTAATG is a window of Harmonia axyridis chromosome 2, icHarAxyr1.1, whole genome shotgun sequence DNA encoding:
- the LOC123673689 gene encoding probable palmitoyltransferase ZDHHC24, which translates into the protein MRVRRYILPRSFQDAAITSFLMIIIPFIYYFEIFVVLPHFYILWSPAFIFHLCTGTFILWNLCSNIMAIILCDNSIKGLFLPSVLGHDWKFCSVCESITPPRSWHCDICNVCILKRDHHCKFTSCCIGHFNHRYFYVFVVYMFVATLYASIYNFYFIYDVVHFDTLGSLLKLVFPIAALFVFFTYKEVYLAATLLTVFGAMFTGVLLVFHSKLIMRNKTTHEKHYSKYNRGRIENMKDVFGERWYLVWLSPLIESKLPQDGVNWITSESNKSK